The sequence GCGTAGCGGTGCCGGGCGCGCCTGGCGGCCTCGGGATCCGCCCGGTCCAGGTACGTCAGCACCGCGCCCATGGAGGCATGGAGGCTGTAGAGGTCCAGCCCGTAGAACCCGACCTTCTCCCGCACCGGGAGCCGGTCGTTGTGCGTCCGCAGCCAGCCCGCGAAGTCCAGCACGTCCGCGTTGCGCCACATCCACGAGGGGAAGCGCTGGAAGTCGGCGAGCGACTCCACCGCGTCCACGTCCGTGCCCACCGCGCGCACGTAGCGGTTGATGCGGTACGCGTCCGGCCAGTCCGCCTCCACCGCGACGGCGCTGAAGCCCTTCTCCTCGATGAGCCGCCGCGTCAGCAGCGCGCGCAGCCGGTAGAACTCGTGCGTGCCGTGGGTCGCCTCCCCAATCAGCACGCACCGCGCGTCGCCCACCAGGTCCATCAGCGGATCCAGGTCTTCCCGCGTCCCCTGGAGCGGCCGCACGGTCTCCGCGATGGCTCGCACCAGCAGTGCGTCCTCTCGGGTCGCCATGGTGTCTCCTCCCCTTCTCTTCAAGGGTTGGGACGCGTCCGTGCGGATGGGAGTCAGCAGGCGGCCAGGCGGCGCGCAAGTCCCTGGGACTCCACGGGGACTCTCACCTTCAGAGAATCAAGCAACTCCGGGCCCCGAGGAGGCGATAACCCCTCACAAAGGACTCCCATGACCCAGATCAAATCCCCCACGGGCTTCGTGTCGTCGCTGAAGACCGCTCTGAAGACGGCCAGCACGGACGGCAAGGCAGTGGGCGCTCCGGCCCTGAAGAAGGCGCTCCAGGGTGCCGACGCCGGCAAGCTGAGCCCCCAGCAGAAGAACCAGGTGCGTGACGCCTTCGAGCAGGTGAAGTTGACCCCGAAGGCCCGCGAGATCGCGGACAGCTTCGTGAAGGCCAAGGACGCCAGCATCCTGAACCCGAACGACGACGTCATCGTGAAGATCATCGCGGACGACCCGGTCCGTGGCGGCGGCACCACGGAGGGCGGCCCCGGCCTCCAGTTCCCGGACGACGGCGTCATCGTGAAGATCGTCGCGGACGACCCCCTGCGTGGCGGCAACACGGAAGGCTCCAGCGTCAAGCCGCAGCACGGTGGCGGCATGGTGAAGGTCATGATGGATGACCCCACCCGTGGCTCGAAGCTGCCGGACTTCAAGCTGCCGGACGGGGGCCGCGTGAAGATCCGGATGGACGACCCCACCGGCGGGCTGAAGGTGCCGGACTTCAAGCCGCTGGATGGCGGCATCGTGAAGGTCAAGATGGACAGCCCGGTCTGAGCGACCGGCGGACGAAGTCACGGTCCCCATGACGTCCCGCAAGAAGGTCGTGGTCATCGGCTCGCGTTCGGATGACGCCACCCGCTTCGTCGCTGAAGCGGTGGAGCGTCGCCGCGCGCGAGCCGTCGTCCTGGAGACGGACCGGGTCCCGGACTCCGCCGCGTTGAGCTGGGAGGACGGCGACGTGCACTGGGACGGTGAATGTCTCAGCGACCTGCGCTCGTTCTACCTGAAGAACGTGCGGCTCTCGCTCCCGGTCCCCGAGGCCGAGGCCCTGTCCAGCCGCAACTTCCCGCGCTGGCAGGAGCAGTACCTGGCGGAGCGCGAGCGCCAGTCGTTCCTCCACTCCGTGCTGCGCTCGCTCCACCGGCGCGGCGGCTCGTTCGTCAACCCGCTGGAGGCGGTGGAGCTGCACTACCTGAAGCTGCAGCAGCTGGCCCTGCTGCGCCGTCACCGCATCCCCGTGCCCAGCAGCCTGGCCACCGCGTCGCCGGACGCGGTGCGCGAGTTCGTCGCGCGCCACGGCTCCGTCATCTACAAGCCGCTGGGCGGCGGCGCGATGGTGCGCAAGGTGGAGGAGTCGGACCTCACCGACGAACGGCTCCAACTGCTCGCCAACTGCCCCGTGCTGTTCCAGGAGCAGATCCCCGGCGACGAGTTCCGCGCCTACGTGCTCGACGGAGAGCCCGTGGCCGCCTTCCACATCCCCACGGACGGCGTGGTGGACGCGCGGCAGAACCTGCACCGGGTGAAGCCCGCCCGTCTGCCGAAGGAAGCCTGGGCGATGTGCCTCAAGGGAGCCAGGGCGCTGGGCATGGTCTTCACGGCGGTGGACCTGCGGCGCACGCCCGAGGGAGCCTTCGTGGCGCTTGAGTTCAACCCCACCCCCGCCATTTCCTTTTTCGATGATCCGCGCGACGGCAAAGTCATCACCCGGCTCGCCAGCTACCTCGTCTCCAAGGCCTGAGCGCCCGAGCGGGTTCTTCATCGCGGACTTCGCCGACAGCATCTTCGGCCCCGTCCGCCCTCCCAAACCGGAGGTGTTCCCGCCGTCCGCGGCCGCCTGGACGAGGCTCGCGTCCGCGTCAGAGTCCCTCCACGCCGCCATCCGCCACGAGTTCGCCGCAGGGGGCCGGGTGCTGCACGTCTGCCTCCGAGACGTCCTCTTCCCCGAGCGCGCCGAGGCAATGCACCAGGCCCTGCGCGACGCGAGCTTCGTGCGCCATCACCACGGCGCCTATGCCCTGCACATCGCGCCGTTGGATCAACAGGCGCCCTCCGCCCTGACGGACTTCTGCGCGTGGCTCAAGAGCGAGGACGGCGCGGCCTTCCACGCCGCGCTTGTGGGCTGGCCCGAGCCCCTGGAGACCCGCCAGGTGCAGGTGTCGCGCATGGAGGCAGGCGAGCACTTCCCGGAGCACCGGGACACGGACGAGGAAGGGCTCGCGGTCGTCTACAACTTCACGCGCCCCTGGGAGGACGGCTTCGGAGGCGTCCTGACCTTCCGGCATCCGGAAGCGGACGCGGACCTGATGCGCGTCCCCCCGCTCTTCAACTCGGTGTTCATCTTCCGAGCGAGGGGCGCCCCCCATCGGGTCACGGAGTGGACATCCGCGGCCCAGGGACACCAGCGCTACTCGGTCACGGCCTTCATCCTCGCGAAGCGTTGAGCGCGAGGGTCTACACTCGAGCGCATGTCCAACCATGACCTGGCGCTTCGCGGTCTTTCCCAGCCACGGCTCGCGGACCTGACGTCCGCCCTGAGAGGCCACGTCGAGCGAGGAGACCTGCCGGGCCTCGTCGCGCTGGTGGCGCGAGGGGACACCGTGCACGTGGACGCGCTGGGAACGCAGGGCCTCACCGAGGGTCCCCCCATGCGGCGGGACAGCCTCTTCCGCCTCGCGTCCATGGGCAAGCCCATCACGGCGGTGGCCACGCTGCTGCTCGTGGAGGAAGGAAAGCTGTCGCTCGATGCAGCCGTGGACCCATGGCTGCCGGAGCTGGCGAACCGCCGCGTCCTGCGCAGGCCCGACGGCCCGCTGGACGACACCGTTCCCGCGAAGCGAGCCATCACCGTGCGAGACCTGCTCACGCTGCGCTGGGGCCTGGGCGCGGTGATGGCGCCGCCCGGCACGCATCCCATCCAGCGGGCCATGGCCGAGGCCCGGGTGACGCCCGGCTTCAACGCCATCACGGATCCGCCCGACGAGTACCTGCGCCGGCTGGGCACGCTGCCGCTCCTGCATCAACCCGGAGAGCGGTGGGCCTATCACACGGGCTACGAGGTCCTGGGCGTGCTGGTCGCGCGAGCGTCGGGCATGCGCTTCGACGACTTCCTGCGCGAGCGGCTCTTCCTGCCGCTGGGCATGAGCGACACGGCGTTCGTCGTGCCCGAGGAGAAGCTCGACCGGCTCACGACGGCCTACGCGCGGGACCCGGCCACGGGCAGGCTGGAGGCCTGGGACACGCCCACGAACAGCCACTGGTCGCGGCCGCCCGCCTTCCTCTCGGGAGGGGGCCAGGGCGGGCTGGTGTCCACGGCGGATGACCTCCTGGCCTTCTGCCGGATGCTGCTGGGCGGCGGTCCCCGGGTGCTCTCCCGAGCAAGCCTCCAGCAAATGCTGACGGATCAGATTCCGGAGGCGCAGAAGGCCGCCTCCCCCTTCTACCCCGGCTTCTGGGATGCATCCGGGTGGGGCTTCGGAGGGTCGGTCACCACGAAGCCGGACGGCGTCTCCCCCACCGCCGGTCGCTACGGCTGGGCCGGCGGTTACGGCCCGATGTTCTTCATTGATCCCCAGCAGGGCCTGACAGCCCTTCTCCTGCTCCAGCGGAGGATGCAGGGCCCGGACGACGAGGCCCTGGCCATGGAGTTCTCCAGGGCAGCGTACCGGACGCTGGAGGACTGAGGCACGCGCCTCAGAGCGCCGGAGCGGGGGTCGCGCCGGGCTGGGCACTCGCGGTGGTGGACGGGGCACCGCTGCGCGCGGCGGCGTCCAGGTTCGCGAGTCCCCGCTCGAAGTCCTTGCCGATCATCGTGTCCATGTTCACGACGAGCGACATCACCTTGCCCATCAGGGTGTTCTCGCCCTCCATGCTCCAGCTCACGCGGGTGCCGCCGTTCTCGGGCGTGAGGGTGAAGACGGCCTGGTTGGTGGCTTCGAACGGCTTGAAGAACTCCAGCTTGAGGACGACGCGAGCATCGGGCTGGCTCTCCACGATGGTCATGCGGCCATCCCCGGACTTGCCGCCGCCGTAGGTGAAGCTGGCGCCGGGTCCTTCATCGGGCCCAGCGAAGGACTGGGTCACGCCGGGAGCGGGCTCGGAGCGGTACGGGTTCCACGTGTCGAACCGGCGCAGGTCGTTGATCAGCGCGAAGACAGTGGCCGGGGGCGCGGCCACGAGCGCGTTGCGCTCGATGCGGAAGCGGTCAGGCCGGGTGGCGACGAAGGCGCCCAGCGCGACGACGAGGATGAGGGCTGCGATAGCGAGCTTGATGGCCATGGAGGGCTCCCTGTTCGTGAGAAGGCAGCTCCCGGGGTGAGCGGGAGGGTTCATCTCCACGTCGAACGAGGCCCCCCGAAATCGACACGGCATTTCCGCCCCTATTTCCGGAGGCGGAGGTACCTCCCCGGAAAGGAGGTCACTTCCCTACGGGCCGGAGCACCTGGAGCCGGGCCTTGTCCAGCTTCGCGGCGACGCCCACGCTGCGCCCCGCGAGGTTCGCGACGACGTACTGCACGGAGCTGCCCAGCACCTGCGCGCTCTCCGAGAGCGTAAGCCCGTAATCCTGCTCCAGCCACTGCGTCAGTCCCTGCGTCGCGGAGCGCAGGGCGTCATCCAGCGAACCGCCCTGCCCCAGCGTCATGAGGTGCGTGGGTGACTCCACCCGGGGCGTCGAAGGTGGCGGCTTGCCGTGGAGAACATCCACGGAGAACTCGACGTCCATGGAGGTCTCCAGCGCGTACTGAGACGTCTCACCATCGCCCTGCGCGGCGTGTGCGTCCCCCAGGTACAGGAGTGCGCCGGGCTGCGCCACGGGCAGGTAGACGGTGTTGCCCTCCACGACCTCGTTGAAGTCCATGTTGCCGCCATAGCGGCCCGTGTCACCGGTGGACAGGGGCGCGGAGCCGAACCCAGGCGCCACCGCCAGGCCGCCGAGCATGGGCCGCAGCGGCACGGTGAAGGTCTTCAGCCGTTCCGTAGGAGTCTCCGGCGCCGCCACGCCTCGCTCCGGGTCGAGCTTCCACCGAACGGGCTTGCCCAGCTCCGTCGCCTTCGCGGCGAGGCCCGTCGTGAGCGCGCGGCCCACGATGCTGTCCAGGCTGTCCGCGAACGAGCGGTTCAGATTGAGGCGGCGGATGCGAACGGCCAGTGTGTCGCCCGGGTTCGCGGTGGCGATGAAGAACGGACCGGTCTGCGGGTTGCCGAAGAGAGCGCGGGTCACGCCCTTCGAGTCCATGCCACCAGAATCAAGCGTGGAGGTCCGCACCGTATCGCCCGGCCAGACCGTGAGCACCGGCGCGCGGTGCGCGGTGAACTCGTTGGACCACGAGGTGGGCGTGAAGTCGTGCACGCGAGGAGCCCCAGCGGGACGCAAAGGAAGCAAGCGAGCCGAGAAGGCATGCGGCACCCGCGCCTTTGGGTTGTTGCTGTCTGGGTAGTCCGCAGTGCCGCGAAGCGACTCGCCGTTCACCTTGCCATCGAAGACGTAGGTCTGTTGCCGCGAGTCCGTGACAACGAAGTGGACAGCGTTGCCCGTGCGCTCCCCTTTCAGGGCATCTCCATCCAGTTCCCCAGAAAGCCGCTTCCCGTCGCGCTCCAGTGTGAGCAGTTGATACGCGGGGTTGCCCCACAGGTCAGTCGTCACGAGCCACGACTCAGAGGCCGCAAGCGCACTGACCGGAAGACAGCAGCAGAGGAGAACGGAGAGGGAACGGAGCATGGGCCGAAGCAGTGTAGAGGAAGGCCCCCGTCACGCGAGGACCCGAAGCACCAGGCGCTGCCACATGAAGCACCAAAGATTCAAAGACGTAGACCCCTCAAGCTCAGGAGCAAGTCGCCAGTCCCCCCTCAATAGTCTCCGCGACCCAAGAATCTCCCCGAGAACACGCGCCGCATGGAGTCGGGAACGCGCCGGAACGGGAGCCGGAGAGGACGGTGAGTCCGCGGGCTCCTCAACCCTACCGGACTGTTGAACAGGTCTTGCCGCGCGGCCCCCGAGCCGAACTGTCTCAGTAGATGACGAGGGCAGTGGGCCCGCGCGTCCATGTCAGGCCCGCGTGGCCGGGAGCGCTTTGCGCAAACCTGTCCGACTGTCGGACAGGTTTTGGCCGCATGGTCCCCGGGGCCCAGTCGGCCTGGAAGGTGACGAGGACCGCAGGCCCGCGAGTCCATGTCAGACCCCGGTGGTTGGATGCGCGTGGCGTGGGTGAGGAGGAGGACGGTGATGGAACGGGTGGGACGCGTGGCGTACGTGGAGGAGCAGCTCGAGCGCTACATTTCGCTGGGGATGCTGCCGCGGGGGCAGTTCGCCTCGGAAGAGAAGCTGGCGGGTGAATTCAACTGCTGCCGGGGCACCGTGCGCGAGGCGTTCCGGCGACTGGCGGCGCGAGGCCTGGTGGTGCAGCACCCCGGGCGCAAGACGCGCGCGGTGGCGCTGGATGAATCGCTGACGCTGGAGAACCTGGGCCTTGCGCTGCATCACCGGCACACCGAGGAGGGCCGGCGGCTTTTTGAGGGCTTCTTCAGCCTCAAGCGGCAGGTGCTGGTGGAGCTGCTGGCCGACTGCTGCACGAAGGCCTCCGCGTCGCAGGTGGACCAGTTGGAGTCCGTCTGTTACGCGCTCTCGGACGCGGCGCGCTGGCACCCCGGAGAGCGCTGCGCGGAGCTGGAATTCGAATTGCTGCGGCTGGCGGCCCATGCGGCTGCGCGTCCCGGGCATCTGCTCCTCATCCAGTCACTGCAACGGGCCCTGCGAGGCAACGCGGCCCGGCTGCTGTCCTTCATGGGCGGAGAGTCGCTGCGCGAGTGGGCCCGCTGCGCGATGCACGCCCTCGGCGAGCGCGATGTGCGAACGCTCCAGCACCAGTTGCCGGCGCTGCTGAAGGCTTGCGATGAGGGCGTGCTGGACGCTTTTGCTCCTGCACCTCGGGAGGCTGCTCTGCCTGAGGAGCCCGATGCATCTTCGTCAGTCCCCTCTCAGGATGAAGCTTTGGAGGTGCTTGGCATCAATGCCTCCGTTTCAGTGACTGAGCAGGACAATGCATTGGATGTACGACGGGGTGTTGCGGCCTGTGACCTCGATGTCTCCGCGTCAGCCCCTCAGCAGGACAAAGCACTGGCGGAGCGTGGCGTCAGCCTTTGCCGCTGCGTGGGGGACGACGGCCTCGACCACCTCGCGGCAGTTGCTGAGGTCGCCAAGGAACTCAGGGTGGAGATTGACAACGAGGTGCTGCTCTCCTGCGAGGAGGACGTGACGGGAGAGATCTTGGGCAACCTCTCCGCGGACGAACCTGATTGACGGAGTGAATGCAGGGCGGACCGGTTTGGGCCCGGTGGGCTCCTCATTCCTACGATTGAAGCTGTGGCTTCTCCTTTAGCGCAGCCGCTGGCCGAAGGCCTTCAGGCGGTCTCGGGCCTTCAACAGCTTCTCTCGGGGAATGGAGAACACTGCGCGTACGCGCTCCGGGTCTCCGCACCATGCGCCTCCGTTGAGCACGACGTGGGTGTGCTCGTAGACGACGCGCGGCAGGTTCTCCGGCGTGAGCTTCACGCCATCCATTGAGCGTCCCAGCCACGCCGTCATCGGCGGCGCGAGGAAGAGGCCTCCCGCTTCGGTGGCCTCCGCTCGGCCGTCGTCGGGCAGCGCCTCCGCCAGCAGTGCTCGCTTCTCCGCGAGGTCGCGCCGCATCCGGGCCAGGTAGTTCCTCAGTGCCTTGTGCCTCGCGGCGTAGAGCAGCTGTCCATCCGGTCCCCGTGCGTGCGCTGCGTACAGGTATGCCGCCGCTCGCGCGGTGGGCGTGTGCAGCACGCCTGGAGCGCTGTCGCGCAGCGCCGCCACCAGCGCCCGGTCTTTCGTGGCCACCCAGCCCACTCGCAGGCCTCCGGCCGCGAACTCCTTGGACAGTCCTCCCAGGAGCACCGTCCTCGCGCCGATGCCTGGCACCGCGCCCTCCAACGTCACCGGGCTGTGCACCGTCTCCGCCGTGGGATTGGTGAGGTTCACCAGACCGAAAATTTCATCCGAGATCCAGAGGCAGCGCTGCTCCACCACGAACGTCGCCAGCGCCATCAACTCCTCATGCGACAGGTAGTGGCCCGTGGGGTTCGCTGGCTGGGACAGCACCACCGCGTCAGGCGTGCCGCCTCGCGCCCGGCGGGACAGCAGCGTGCCCAGCGGTCCGGACTCCAC comes from Corallococcus macrosporus and encodes:
- a CDS encoding ATP-grasp domain-containing protein, with protein sequence MTSRKKVVVIGSRSDDATRFVAEAVERRRARAVVLETDRVPDSAALSWEDGDVHWDGECLSDLRSFYLKNVRLSLPVPEAEALSSRNFPRWQEQYLAERERQSFLHSVLRSLHRRGGSFVNPLEAVELHYLKLQQLALLRRHRIPVPSSLATASPDAVREFVARHGSVIYKPLGGGAMVRKVEESDLTDERLQLLANCPVLFQEQIPGDEFRAYVLDGEPVAAFHIPTDGVVDARQNLHRVKPARLPKEAWAMCLKGARALGMVFTAVDLRRTPEGAFVALEFNPTPAISFFDDPRDGKVITRLASYLVSKA
- a CDS encoding 2OG-Fe(II) oxygenase; translated protein: MLHVCLRDVLFPERAEAMHQALRDASFVRHHHGAYALHIAPLDQQAPSALTDFCAWLKSEDGAAFHAALVGWPEPLETRQVQVSRMEAGEHFPEHRDTDEEGLAVVYNFTRPWEDGFGGVLTFRHPEADADLMRVPPLFNSVFIFRARGAPHRVTEWTSAAQGHQRYSVTAFILAKR
- a CDS encoding serine hydrolase domain-containing protein, translating into MSNHDLALRGLSQPRLADLTSALRGHVERGDLPGLVALVARGDTVHVDALGTQGLTEGPPMRRDSLFRLASMGKPITAVATLLLVEEGKLSLDAAVDPWLPELANRRVLRRPDGPLDDTVPAKRAITVRDLLTLRWGLGAVMAPPGTHPIQRAMAEARVTPGFNAITDPPDEYLRRLGTLPLLHQPGERWAYHTGYEVLGVLVARASGMRFDDFLRERLFLPLGMSDTAFVVPEEKLDRLTTAYARDPATGRLEAWDTPTNSHWSRPPAFLSGGGQGGLVSTADDLLAFCRMLLGGGPRVLSRASLQQMLTDQIPEAQKAASPFYPGFWDASGWGFGGSVTTKPDGVSPTAGRYGWAGGYGPMFFIDPQQGLTALLLLQRRMQGPDDEALAMEFSRAAYRTLED
- a CDS encoding SRPBCC family protein, whose protein sequence is MAIKLAIAALILVVALGAFVATRPDRFRIERNALVAAPPATVFALINDLRRFDTWNPYRSEPAPGVTQSFAGPDEGPGASFTYGGGKSGDGRMTIVESQPDARVVLKLEFFKPFEATNQAVFTLTPENGGTRVSWSMEGENTLMGKVMSLVVNMDTMIGKDFERGLANLDAAARSGAPSTTASAQPGATPAPAL
- a CDS encoding acetamidase/formamidase family protein, which encodes MTTDLWGNPAYQLLTLERDGKRLSGELDGDALKGERTGNAVHFVVTDSRQQTYVFDGKVNGESLRGTADYPDSNNPKARVPHAFSARLLPLRPAGAPRVHDFTPTSWSNEFTAHRAPVLTVWPGDTVRTSTLDSGGMDSKGVTRALFGNPQTGPFFIATANPGDTLAVRIRRLNLNRSFADSLDSIVGRALTTGLAAKATELGKPVRWKLDPERGVAAPETPTERLKTFTVPLRPMLGGLAVAPGFGSAPLSTGDTGRYGGNMDFNEVVEGNTVYLPVAQPGALLYLGDAHAAQGDGETSQYALETSMDVEFSVDVLHGKPPPSTPRVESPTHLMTLGQGGSLDDALRSATQGLTQWLEQDYGLTLSESAQVLGSSVQYVVANLAGRSVGVAAKLDKARLQVLRPVGK
- a CDS encoding FadR/GntR family transcriptional regulator, with product MERVGRVAYVEEQLERYISLGMLPRGQFASEEKLAGEFNCCRGTVREAFRRLAARGLVVQHPGRKTRAVALDESLTLENLGLALHHRHTEEGRRLFEGFFSLKRQVLVELLADCCTKASASQVDQLESVCYALSDAARWHPGERCAELEFELLRLAAHAAARPGHLLLIQSLQRALRGNAARLLSFMGGESLREWARCAMHALGERDVRTLQHQLPALLKACDEGVLDAFAPAPREAALPEEPDASSSVPSQDEALEVLGINASVSVTEQDNALDVRRGVAACDLDVSASAPQQDKALAERGVSLCRCVGDDGLDHLAAVAEVAKELRVEIDNEVLLSCEEDVTGEILGNLSADEPD